GCAGATCTGGTATGGCACACTCACCAGCGGGTCGCTGCCGCCAGCTTGTACCTTTGGCAAGTTCGCCAAGACCACTGCGGCTACCGCCGAAGAACTCTTTGGCGTTGGCTCAGTAGAGCATGACGCCGTCCTGAAGGCATGGGAGACTGTGAAGGTCAAGGTTTAGACCAGTCGGCGGGACCGTCCGGCCCCGGGCATTCCCGTCGTCGTTGGCTTGCCGCCAGTACGTCAAACGAGAAGTAGCCGGTCATGAAAATCACCGTCCAGCGCAGCGGGGGCGTAGCCGCGACGACACGCATCTGGAGCGTGGAGGCAGTCTCTGATGACGACAAAGAGCGCTGGATGCCTATCGTTGAGGCATGTCCCTGGGACGAAGCGAAGAGCCAGGCCAGAACTGTCAACGAACCGGATCGGTTCATGTACTCCATCAGGGCAGGTCAACGGCGGGCGACGCTACCCGAGCGCGCGGTCACGGGGCCTTGGCAGGAGCTGGTGGAGTGTGCCAAGGCTGAAGGTTCCGAGTCGCGTGGCCGCCTGGGGGCCCGCCGTTAGAAAGATTAGCTGCTAGATCGCCTCGGCCAGCTGCCCGCGGAAAGCCCGTCGGTAGCTCTGTGGGCTCGTGTCCAACACCTTCGTGAAATGGTGGCGCAGCAGGACAGAATGCCCGAATCCTGCTTCCCGCGCAATCTCATCGATATTCAACTCCGTGGACTCCAGGAGTTCCTGGGCCCGCAGGACCCTCTGGGAGTTCAACCAAGCCGCAGGCGTAGTCCCCGTTTCCGCCCTGAAGCGGCGGGCGAATGTCCTGGGTGACATATGCAGCCGAGCAGCCAACTCGTTCACACTGTGTTCTTCGTCGAGGTGTTCAACCATCCACCGCAGGAGTTCCTCCATGGGCGCTGAACCACATCGGGGCATCGGCCGGTCAATAAATTGGGCCTGGCCGCCGTCGCGATGAGGCGGGACTACCATGTCGCGCGCGATCGCCGCAGCTACGTTGGCTCCCAGCTCTACACGCACAAGATGGAGGCACGCATCGATTCCAGCGGCAGTTCCTGCGCTGGTAATGATGGTTCCGTCCTGCACATAGAGGACGTTCTCATCCACCACTGCTGCAGGGTAACGACTCGCCAGATCCTGGGAATAGTGCCAGTGGGTGGTGCACCGGCGCCCATCAAGCAGCCCGGCCCGCGCCAAGGCGTAAGCGCCGGAGCAAATGGACATCACCCAGGCGCCCCTGGCGTGAGCGGCCCGGAGTGCATCCAGGACAGGCTCGGGGATCTCCTGGTCCCTGCCGAAGGGCGCCATGATCACCAGGTCGGCATCGGCCGCGGCTTCCAGGCCGTGGTTGACATGCAGCGAGAGCCCGGACTTCATGCGGATGTCTCCTGGCTCCGGCGCGCAAACCCTGAAGTCGAAAGCGGGAACGCCTGCGCCGCGATCGGATCTGTCGATGCCGAAGACTTCAAAGGCAGTGCCGAACTCAAAGATGGAGAAGTCAGGGACAACAATGACGGCTACTGATTTCAACATATCTCCAGTGTGGCAGAAAATTGTCTAAATGGGGCATTTCTGCCACTGTTTCTTGGCTGCCGCCAGGAGAAGACTGAAGGCATGGAAATCTTCGGGATTATTTTATTCATCGTCCTTATCACCGCCGTCGCAGCCACCGTGACCGCCCTCCTGAAGGACGGACGGGGCCACAACCCACCCATCAACTCCAAGGAACCCTGGAGCGCCTTCGACGCTCCGAGCACTCCCTACTGGAACCCCCGCATCTACTAGCCGCCTGCCAGCCCACTG
This genomic stretch from Micrococcaceae bacterium Sec5.1 harbors:
- a CDS encoding helix-turn-helix domain-containing protein, which encodes MLKSVAVIVVPDFSIFEFGTAFEVFGIDRSDRGAGVPAFDFRVCAPEPGDIRMKSGLSLHVNHGLEAAADADLVIMAPFGRDQEIPEPVLDALRAAHARGAWVMSICSGAYALARAGLLDGRRCTTHWHYSQDLASRYPAAVVDENVLYVQDGTIITSAGTAAGIDACLHLVRVELGANVAAAIARDMVVPPHRDGGQAQFIDRPMPRCGSAPMEELLRWMVEHLDEEHSVNELAARLHMSPRTFARRFRAETGTTPAAWLNSQRVLRAQELLESTELNIDEIAREAGFGHSVLLRHHFTKVLDTSPQSYRRAFRGQLAEAI
- a CDS encoding protealysin inhibitor emfourin — its product is MKITVQRSGGVAATTRIWSVEAVSDDDKERWMPIVEACPWDEAKSQARTVNEPDRFMYSIRAGQRRATLPERAVTGPWQELVECAKAEGSESRGRLGARR